From Aedes albopictus strain Foshan chromosome 1, AalbF5, whole genome shotgun sequence, one genomic window encodes:
- the LOC134284860 gene encoding uncharacterized protein LOC134284860 codes for MDSSKPEVYDSDDSLFELIECGRSATSRAAASSKDVDRKEFKRSSEVSDIMYQTVAMAKEIRELLLKVSKMADVQEKDAETRKLVEETLEKGEDAFLYIPPKNHETASKSQSPIPTDSIEEKSDDNKNEAKASDTQKFEGEARGEKAQPENAKRENGQSEDDDSDDSVFGIIGSGRYERRPPAPRIYVLPFIPSKSVVRNETSETNHEHETSQTDALTKESCGMLPRVSELSNIEEKKDGKPKLVQETANGELSDDDDDYWYYTNPEIINKGMDGVSRSMEPVQPRSSGLGEVKNRFEELSREIPAIAIEYASTNESNDGDGEEVKLVEETQQTVGGEQTREIVTGVSDGQKHAAEVHKTAQHDESDDAVFEVIETGPFIKPRTVEIECKAMKQAEPARQLHPTRVESLPTEEEETDDEETITKKAGEVLVGNPESVRDRTEDELEFFQTATIFEQFCLISATIVAVFLTGILLFNIPFTRSLTNESTETIEQGQQLALDFDEHPEAEEVSGIAELLQQLEATNERIKEYFAEADRKSTELAKELDETQQYQWLQWAIIFFLICLRFVLD; via the exons ATGGATAGCAGCAAACCAGAAGTCTACGATAGCGATGACTCGCTGTTTGAACTGATCGAATGCGGTAGATCGGCTACGAGTCGTGCAGCCGCATCGTCGAAGGATGTTGATAGGAAAGAGTTCAAACGTTCAAGTGAAGTGAGTGATATCATGTACCAAACCGTTGCAATGGCTAAGGAAATTCGTGAGCTGCTGCTTAAAGTATCCAAGATGGCTGATGTCCAGGAAAAGGATGCTGAAACGAGGAAGCTGGTAGAGGAGACACTGGAGAAGGGCGAGGATGCCTTTTTGTACATACCTCCTAAGAACCATGAGACTGCATCAAAATCTC aatctccCATTCCGACTGACTCGATTGAAGAAAAGAGCGACGATAACAAGAATGAAGCAAAAGCATCCGACACACAGAAGTTTGAAGGTGAAGCTCGAGGCGAAAAGGCTCAACCTGAAAACGCAAAGAGGGAAAATGGCCAATCGGAGGACGATGACAGTGATGATTCGGTGTTTGGGATCATCGGATCCGGTAGATATGAAAGACGTCCTCCTGCTCCAAGGATATACGTTTTGCCGTTCATACCATCGAAGAGTGTTGTTCGAAATGAAACAAGTGAGACCAACCATGAACATGAAACAAGCCAAACCGATGCGTTGACTAAGGAAAGTTGTGGGATGCTGCCAAGAGTTTCTGAGTTGTCTAACATTGAGGAAAAGAAAGATGGCAAGCCAAAGCTGGTGCAGGAGACGGCAAACGGTGAGCTttccgatgacgatgatgactatTGGTACTACACAAACCCTGAAATAATCAATAAAGGCATGGATGGAGTAAGCCGTTCAATGGAGCCTGTGCAACCACGTTCCAGCGGATTGGGTGAAGTCAAGAACAGGTTCGAGGAACTGTCGCGTGAGATCCCAGCAATAGCCATTGAGTACGCATCTACCAACGAAAGCAATGACGGCGACGGCGAGGAGGTAAAGCTAGTGGAAGAGACACAACAGACAGTAGGCGGTGAGCAAACGCGTGAAATCGTTACAGGAGTATCAGACGGACAGAAGCATGCAGCAGAAGTCCATAAGACGGCACAACACGACGAAAGCGATGATGCCGTTTTCGAAGTCATCGAAACGGGACCTTTCATAAAACCTCGTACCGTTGAGATAGAGTGCAAGGCGATGAAACAAGCCGAACCAGCTCGTCAGCTCCATCCAACAAGAGTTGAATCTTTGCCAACTGAAGAAGAAGAAACAGATGATGAGGAAACGATCACGAAGAAAGCAGGCGAAGTGTTGGTTGGTAATCCAGAGAGCGTTCGAGACAGAACAGAAGACGAATTGGAATTTTTTCAGACGGCAacgatttttgagcaattttgtTTGATTTCGGCAACCATTGTGGCAGTATTTTTAACCGGCATCCTTCTATTCAATATTCCTTTCACACGGAGTTTGACTAACGAATCCACCGAAACTATCGAACAAGGACAACAGCTGGCCCTAGACTTCGATGAACATCCCGAGGCCGAGGAAGTCAGTGGCATTGCTGAACTACTGCAACAACTGGAAGCGACAAACGAGCGAATCAAGGAGTACTTTGCTGAAGCGGATCGGAAGAGCACAGAGCTGGCAAAGGAACTGGACGAGACGCAGCAATACCAATGGTTGCAGTGGGCAATTATCTTCTTTCTTATATGCTTACGTTTTGTTCTAGATTAA